A stretch of Triticum aestivum cultivar Chinese Spring chromosome 1D, IWGSC CS RefSeq v2.1, whole genome shotgun sequence DNA encodes these proteins:
- the LOC123182747 gene encoding mitochondrial substrate carrier family protein E — protein sequence MASPSGSAGVRAEPCVGASSTISPIRPTLSSAPPLLPPVWREFVWGAIAGAFGEGMMHPVDTLKTRLQSQAIMSGAKAQKNIFQMVRTVWASDGLRGFYRGISPGVTGSLATGATYFGVIESTKTWLENNNPNLSGHWSHFIAGGIGDTLGSFIYVPCEVMKQRMQVQGSSKSWALNATKGNVSQSPGTQMYGYYNGMFHAGSSIWRDHGVKGLYAGYGSTLARDVPFAGLMVTFYEGLKELTVYGKRKYLPDSDLQVSNSFEGLVLGGLSGGFSAYLTTPLDVIKTRLQVQGSTTRYDGWLDAIKKTWNAEGVNGLFKGSVPRIIWYIPASAFTFMAVEFLREHFNEKTDTDAETALN from the exons ATGGCGTCGCCGTCGGGAAGCGCCGGGGTCCGAGCCGAGCCTTGCGTGGGCGCCTCCTCTACTATCTCCCCAATCCGGCCGACGCTCTCTTCagctcctcctcttctccccccaG TATGGAGGGAATTTGTGTGGGGAGCAATTGCAGGCGCATTTGGAGAAGGCATGATGCATCCAGTTGACACCCTGAAAACAAGGCTTCAGAGTCAAGCTATAATGTCAGGTGCTAAG GCTCAGAAGAATATTTTTCAGATGGTCAGGACAGTTTGGGCTTCTGATGGACTGAGAG GTTTCTACAGAGGAATTAGTCCAGGCGTTACTGGTTCACTTGCTACAGGTGCAACATATTTTGGTGTTATTGAATCAACAAAGACATGGCTGGAGAACAATAATCCCAATCTTAGTGGTCATTGGTCTCACTTTATTGCTGGAGGAATTG GAGATACACTTGGATCTTTTATCTATGTGCCTTGTGAAGTTATGAAGCAGAGGATGCAAGTCCAAGGCTCCAGCAAATCTTGGGCATTAAATGCTACAAAAGGAAATGTTTCTCAATCTCCTGGCACTCAGATGTATGGGTACTATAATGGAATGTTCCATGCTGGCTCTTCTATCTGGAGAGATCATGGTGTGAAGGGACTCTATGCAGG ATATGGGTCTACGCTTGCCAGGGATGTCCCGTTTGCTGGCCTAATG GTAACTTTCTATGAAGGGTTGAAAGAACTTACTGTGTATGGGAAGAGGAAGTATTTGCCAGACAGTGATTTACAAGTCAGCAACTCTTTTGAAGGGCTTGTTCTAGGAGGATTATCAGGCG GTTTTAGTGCATACTTGACAACCCccttggatgtcatcaagacaagacTTCAAGTACAAGGATCAACAACTAG GTACGATGGATGGCTGGATGCTATAAAAAAGACATGGAATGCTGAGGGAGTGAATGGCTTATTCAAGGGAAGCGTCCCTCGGATAATATGGTATATACCCGCATCTGCATTCACGTTCATGGCGGTGGAATTCCTGAGGGAGCATTTCAACGAGAAGACCGATACAGATGCGGAGACGGCCTTGAACTAG